The Armatimonadota bacterium DNA window GGTTTCGAATTCACCCCACACGTTATTTTGGAGGGCATCAAGACAGGGCTTGCCGCTACCGCCCACGCGCTGAGCTTCGGCCACTATACAAACCGGCACTACGCGCACCAATCAGGCTACGGCGGTTCCGTGGTTCTTGCCACAATCGGCCGGGAAGCCGCGCTCTGGGCTCTGCAAGACAAGGCGTTTGAAGCCGCCGGTGCAGCGATCAATGCAGCCCGGGCGGCACGCGCCGAGCGGTTGGCCGAGGCCGGCCTCACCGGCATGGAGCGTGTGCGCTGGCTGGGCCAAGTTGGCGAGGCCGCAGCGGGTATTGTGAAGAATACCGAGCGGATCATACCGCCCCGCGGCGGCTACCGTATTCCTGATGAATTGGACCGAATCGCGTCCGTGATCGGAGAAGTCAAGAATGTCAAGAGCCTGAGCTACACGAAACAACTGCAAGACTACTATGCCTGGGCGGCGGCGAACAAATACGCTCTCCGCCTGTACATTCGCGCCGGCAAGGGCACGGTTCTGTCGCCCGCCCTTCAAGCTATGGAGCGTGCCGGGGAGATCGTGGTGCGCCGCGTCATTCCCTGACCGGAGGCGGACCGGCCACAAATCGACCCGCCGCCCAACAGGAGCCACCGAATGCGGAAAAACGAACGCGAGCCGATCGACAGAGAGCTTTTCGAACGGGAACGGCAGGAGATCATAGCGCGAACCCGCGCAGCCATGGCCCCCGTATTTGCCGACTTGCAAGCAGCAGGGCTGAGCTATGCCACATTGAACCGACTCCGAACGAGCGGCGCCCGCTACGACGCCGCAATACCGATACTGCTCAAATGGCTACCGCGCGTCGCAGTTCCCAACGCGAAAAAGTTCATCCTCAGCACACTCTCCGTTCCATGGGCACGTACCGCGGTGATCCAGCCGCTTATTCGCGAGTTCTTGACGTGGCCCAACAATGACGACGGCTATAAGTGGTCGGTTGGAAACGCCCTTGAACTAGTTGCTGACCAGTCGGCGTTTGAACAACTGCTGGCCATTGCGGGCGATCGCAGCAACGGGGCCAGCCGCGCGATGATCGTGCTTTGGCTCGGGAAGATGAAGGATCCGCGTGCCGAGGCGATGCTGATCGAGTCCCTGTCGGATCCGAGCGTACTGTATTGCACGGTCGAGGCCCTTGGCAAGCTGAAGTCTGTGAAGGCGCGCCCACTCATCGAG harbors:
- a CDS encoding HEAT repeat domain-containing protein codes for the protein MRKNEREPIDRELFERERQEIIARTRAAMAPVFADLQAAGLSYATLNRLRTSGARYDAAIPILLKWLPRVAVPNAKKFILSTLSVPWARTAVIQPLIREFLTWPNNDDGYKWSVGNALELVADQSAFEQLLAIAGDRSNGASRAMIVLWLGKMKDPRAEAMLIESLSDPSVLYCTVEALGKLKSVKARPLIE